Proteins from one Salvelinus sp. IW2-2015 linkage group LG32, ASM291031v2, whole genome shotgun sequence genomic window:
- the gpaa1 gene encoding glycosylphosphatidylinositol anchor attachment 1 protein → MGLLSDPNRRRALTKLLTRLNAPICVMCYLAGVAWFMGLAFEPFTLRTYMSENAMGSTMVEERFPAGERALATGREFAAHKKKVGGMPVDWLVKTMQSRGLEVFTQSFTRKLPFPDENKERYMVRGTNVYGILRAPRAPRTEALVLSAPCSEGNNNNQAVGLLLGLAQYFRSQIHWAKDIIFLVNEHDLIGMQAWLEGYHHTNTTGGDWSPLQGRGGSIQAALSLELSSDVITSLDLVLEGLNGQLPNLDLANLFYAFCQKIGVLCTIQGKLQRNDWDTTSGYSHAAQTMMLMVLKQASGRPWGDHGLFLRYHIEAASIRGINSFRQYKTDTTTIGRLLEGMYRKLNNLLERLHQSYFFYLMPSLSRFVSIGYYMPAFGLLAVILLLRALDLWVQLGASPPGTEDGVAGGVQPSSPGVLSILTPVVISHMTGVALYTLPILSQEMAVQHFPVSETEAVVLTAIAIYTAGLALPHNTHRLLQGEGTEEGWRVLKLVALLYLAVLLGCTALINFSLGFILALSLVPIAAFITPHTPKALSAAIMVLLSPGCTLLYCVFLFQELQETPVSLQDGWMLFLSVISQGILDHALYGSLVYPLLALLIYPCWLLLWNILFWK, encoded by the exons ATGGGACTGCTGTCTGACCCAAACCGAAGGCGAGCCCTGACCAAACTTCTCACCCGTCTCAATGCACCAATCTG TGTTATGTGCTACCTGGCGGGTGTGGCATGGTTCATGGGCTTGGCCTTTGAGCCGTTCACCCTGCGCACCTACATGTCAGAGAACGCCATGGGCTCCACCATGGTGGAGGAACGCTTCCCAGCAGGTGAGAGGGCTCTGGCCACCGGTAGGGAGTTTGCTGCTCACAAGAAgaaagtagg TGGGATGCCGGTGGATTGGCTGGTGAAGACCATGCAGTCTCGAGGGCTGGAAGTGTTCACTCAGAGCTTCACCCGCAAGCTTCCCTTCCCAGATGAAAACAAAGAGAGATAT ATGGTACGGGGCACTAACGTGTATGGGATCCTGCGGGCCCCAAGAGCCCCTCGTACTGAAGCCCTGGTGCTGAGTGCCCCCTGTAGTGAGGGAAACAATAACAACCAGGCAGTGGGCCTTCTGCTGGGCCTCGCCCAGTACTTCAGGA GTCAGATCCACTGGGCTAAGGACATTATCTTCCTGGTGAATGAACATGACCTGATCGGCATGCAGGCCTGGCTGGAGGGATACCATCACACCAACACCACTG GTGGTGACTGGTCTCCACTGCAGGGAAGAGGTGGCTCCATCCAGGCAGCTCTGTCTTTGGAGCTGAGCAGTGATGTCATCACCAGTCTGGACCTGGTTCTGGAGGGGCTCAACGGACAGCTGCCAAACCTGGACCTGGCCAACCTCTTCTACGCCTTCTGCCAGAAGATAGGGGTCCTGTGTACCATCCAGGGCAAG CTCCAGAGGAACGACTGGGACACTACATCGGGCTACAGCCACGCGGCCCAGACCATGATGTTGATGGTGCTGAAGCAGGCCAGTGGGCGACCCTGGGGGGACCACGGCCTGTTCCTCAGATACCACATAGAGGCCGCCTCCATCAGGGGCATCAACAGCTTCAGACAGTACAAGACAGACACCACCACCATCGGCAG gCTCCTGGAGGGGATGTACCGGAAGCTGAACAACCTCCTGGAGCGTCTGCACCAGTCCTACTTCTTCTACCTCAtgccctcgctctctcgcttcgTCTCCATTGGTTACTACATGCCCGCCTTCGGCCTGTTGGCTGTCATTCTGCTGTTGCGC GCCTTAGACCTGTGGGTACAGCTAGGTGCTTCTCCACCAGGAACAGAGGATGGGGTGGCTGGGGGAGTGCAG CCCTCCAGCCCAGGGGTCCTGTCTATCCTGACTCCAGTAGTGATCAGTCACATGACAGGGGTGGCTCTGTACACCCTCCCTATCCTCTCTCAGGAGATGGCTGTGCAACACTTCCCTGTGTCTGAGACGGAAGCTGTGGTCCTCACTGCTATAGCTATCTACACCGCAGGGCTGGCcctgccacacaacacacacag gCTTCTGCAAGGAGAGGGTACAGAGGAGGGCTGGAGAGTGCTGAAGCTGGTGGCTCTCCTCTACCTGGCTGTGTTACTGGGCTGCACTGCCCTTATCAACTTCTCCCTGGGCTTCATCTTGGCTCTATCCCTGGTGCCCATCGCTGCCTTCATCACACCACATACACCCAA GGCTCTATCTGCAGCCATCATGGTGCTCCTGAGCCCCGGCTGCACTCTGCTCTACTGCGTCTTCCTCTTCCAGGAGCTGCAGGAGACCCCCGTCTCCCTGCAAGATGGTTGGATGCTCTTCCTGTCCGTCATCTCCCAGGGCATCCTGGACCACGCCCTCTACGGCTCATTGGTCTATCCGCTCCTGGCTCTGCTGATCTACCCCTGTTGGTTGCTGCTCTGGAACATTCTCTTCTGGAAGTAA